The nucleotide sequence TGGGCGCGATTATAGATCGGCGGGATTTCCCTCACAATGCGCGCCCGTGTAAAACTGGAAAGGGGCACCGCCTGCGCGGCGCCCCCTGCTCATGCGGGTCCCGGCAAACGCGAGCTCAGCGAGCGACGGCGTCCTTGAGGGCCTTGCCGGCCTTGAACGCAGGCACCTGCCGGGCTCCGATCTGGATCTCGCGCCCGGTCTGCGGGTTGCGGCCTTTGCGAGCAGCGCGCTTGCGCACCTCGAAGCTGCCAAACCCTACGAGCTGCACCCTCTGTCCGCCCGCCAACGCCTCGGTGATGCTCTCGAAAACCGCGTCCAGCGCTCGCCCGGAATCCTTCTTGGTAAGACCCGTCTTGTCGGCGATCTTGTCAATGAGCTCCGCCTTGGTCAATTTCCGTCATCTCCTCTCGGGTGATCCGCAAGGATCCCAACGGGTGCCCGGCTTGCCTACCCGTGGCACGCTGTGGCAGGCGCTAGCTTATCCGTGCTCGCACGGAGCTATGCGACACACCCTTCAACGGCTCACGTGCCGGCCTTTGCCGGACTGGAAATTACTCCGGTGCGCTGTTTCGCCGTTTTCGGCGATCCTCCTGCTGAAGACCGTCATGTCGGGCACAAAAGGGACTTACAAAATAATACAGATGAGACCGCCACTTCCTTCGTTGACAATCCGTGTCAGTGTCTCCTGGAGCTTCTGCTGGGCGTTTTCTGGCAGCCGGTGCAGCTTGCTCTGGATCCCCTCCCGCACCAGCTCCTGCAAG is from Limnochorda sp. L945t and encodes:
- a CDS encoding HU family DNA-binding protein: MTKAELIDKIADKTGLTKKDSGRALDAVFESITEALAGGQRVQLVGFGSFEVRKRAARKGRNPQTGREIQIGARQVPAFKAGKALKDAVAR